A window from Musa acuminata AAA Group cultivar baxijiao chromosome BXJ3-10, Cavendish_Baxijiao_AAA, whole genome shotgun sequence encodes these proteins:
- the LOC104000682 gene encoding acetolactate synthase 1, chloroplastic-like — translation MASSTPGAAIAPSKPSLWPFAAASRLLVPFPKPFLSLSPSHRNVRPISASADRHQTPSAAASTAATTAVPLLRNFAPDEPRKGSDILVEALEREGVTDLFAYPGGASMEIHQALTRSPSITNHLLRHEQGEIFAASGYARSTGLPGVCIATSGPGATNLVSGFADALLDSVPLVAITGQVPRRMIGTDAFQETPIVEVTRSITKHNYLVLNVDDIPRIIKEAFFLASTGRPGPVLVDIPKDIQQQLAIPVWDPPLRLPGYISRLPKPPSRCLLDQIIRLVSESHRPVLYVGGGCLNSSEELRRFADLTGIPIASTLMGLGVYPTDAELSLKMLGMHGTVYANYSVDKADLLLALGVRFDDRVTGKLEAFASRAKIVHIDIDPAEIGKNKQPHVSLCADVRLALQGMNALMEESGIHQKFDFSTWRKELDQLKKTYPLSYKTFGDLIPPQYAIQVLDELTNGEAIISTGVGQHQMWAAQYYSYKRARQWLTSGGLGAMGFGLPAAAGAAVGNPGVTVVDIDGDGSFQMNAQELAMIRIENLPVKMMVLNNQHLGMVVQWEDRFYRSNRGHTYLGNPANESEIFPDFLKITEAYGIPAARVTKKSEVREAIRKMLKTPGPYLLDVIVPHEEHVLPMIPSGGAFKDMILDGDGRTPPH, via the coding sequence ATGGCCTCCTCTACGCCGGGGGCCGCGATCGCTCCCTCGAAGCCCTCGCTCTGGCCATTCGCCGCTGCATCCCGTCTCTTGGTCCCCTTCCCCAAGCCTTTCCTGTCCCTCTCCCCGAGCCACCGCAATGTTCGGCCCATCTCCGCGTCCGCGGACCGCCACCAGaccccctccgccgccgcctccaccgcCGCTACCACCGCTGTCCCCCTCCTCCGTAACTTTGCCCCCGACGAACCCCGCAAGGGCTCTGACATCCTTGTCGAGGCCCTCGAGCGGGAGGGCGTCACCGATCTGTTCGCCTACCCTGGAGGCGCCTCCATGGAGATCCACCAGGCCCTCACCCGCTCCCCATCCATCACCAATCACCTCCTCCGCCACGAGCAGGGCGAGATCTTCGCCGCCTCCGGCTACGCCCGCTCCACCGGCCTCCCGGGCGTGTGCATAGCCACCTCCGGCCCCGGCGCTACCAACCTCGTCTCCGGCTTCGCGGACGCGCTCCTCGACTCCGTCCCCCTCGTCGCCATCACCGGCCAGGTTCCCCGCCGCATGATCGGCACGGACGCCTTCCAGGAGACCCCCATTGTCGAGGTCACCAGATCCATCACCAAACACAACTACCTGGTCCTTAACGTCGATGACATTCCCCGCATCATTAAAGAAGCCTTCTTTCTCGCCAGCACTGGCCGCCCTGGCCCGGTGCTGGTCGACATCCCCAAGGACATTCAGCAGCAGCTTGCCATCCCTGTTTGGGACCCGCCGCTACGCCTTCCCGGATACATCTCCCGCCTCCCTAAGCCTCCTTCACGTTGTCTGCTTGACCAAATCATCCGCCTTGTGTCCGAATCCCATCGCCCGGTTCTCTATGTTGGTGGCGGCTGCTTGAACTCCAGCGAGGAGCTTCGCCGGTTTGCGGACCTTACTGGCATCCCCATCGCGAGTACCCTGATGGGTCTCGGGGTCTATCCCACCGATGCGGAGCTATCGTTGAAGATGTTGGGAATGCACGGGACTGTCTATGCCAACTATTCGGTCGATAAAGCTGACCTCTTGCTCGCACTTGGCGTCAGGTTCGACGATCGTGTGACTGGAAAGCTTGAAGCTTTTGCTAGCAGGGCAAAGATTGTGCACATCGATATAGATCCGGCTGAGATCGGGAAGAACAAGCAGCCACATGTTTCATTATGTGCTGATGTGAGGTTGGCTCTGCAGGGGATGAATGCATTGATGGAGGAGAGTGGGATTCATCAAAAGTTCGATTTTTCCACCTGGAGGAAAGAGCTGGACCAACTAAAGAAGACATACCCATTGAGCTATAAGACTTTTGGGGATCTGATTCCTCCCCAGTATGCAATTCAGGTGCTTGACGAACTGACGAATGGGGAAGCAATCATTTCCACTGGTGTTGGGCAGCACCAGATGTGGGCCGCACAGTATTACTCATACAAGAGGGCACGCCAGTGGCTGACATCGGGCGGACTAGGTGCTATGGGGTTTGGTTTACCAGCAGCTGCCGGTGCAGCCGTTGGGAACCCAGGAGTTACTGTCGTCGACATTGATGGGGATGGGAGTTTCCAGATGAATGCTCAGGAGTTGGCTATGATTCGGATAGAGAATCTCCCTGTCAAGATGATGGTGTTGAACAACCAGCATTTGGGCATGGTTGTGCAATGGGAGGATCGATTCTACCGTAGCAACAGGGGACATACTTATTTGGGGAACCCAGCAAACGAGAGTGAGATATTTCCTGATTTCTTGAAAATCACAGAAGCGTATGGTATACCTGCTGCCCGTGTGACAAAGAAGAGCGAGGTCAGGGAAGCAATCAGGAAGATGCTGAAGACACCAGGACCTTACTTGTTGGATGTGATCGTGCCACATGAGGAGCATGTGTTGCCTATGATTCCTAGTGGCGGTGCATTTAAGGATATGATCCTCGATGGAGATGGAAGAACGCCACCACACTAA
- the LOC135651828 gene encoding glucose-6-phosphate 1-dehydrogenase, chloroplastic-like has translation MALSAAKCPSSSSSAAARLSLGHPSLRSSTLLRPFPNSALARRVPSRSFKNWNLSVVCKQEAGAVPVSSSAEEAPSKNVENGGLFGLSSEEYGHAIGLDASERESTVSITVVGASGDLAKKKIFPALFALYYEDCLPKHFTIFGYARSKMTDAELRTMVSKTLTCRIDKSENCSEKMEQFLKRCFYHSGQYDSEENFAELDKKLKEHECGRLPNRLFYLSIPPDIFIDVVKSASQLGSSKDGWTRVIVEKPFGRDSQSSAALTRGLKQYLEEDQIFRIDHYLGKELVENLSILRFSNLVFEPLWSRQYIRNVQLIFSEDFGTEGRGGYFDNYGIIRDIMQNHLLQILALFAMETPVSMDAEDIRNEKVKVLRSMKPLQLEDVVIGQYKSHTKGGVTYPGYTDDKTVPKGSLTPTFAAAALFIDNARWDGVPFLMKAGKALHTRRTEIRVQFRHVPGNLYKRSFGTDLDRATNELVIRVQPDEAIYLKINNKIPGLGMRLDRSNLNLLYASRYSKEIPDAYERLLLDAIEGERRLFIRSDELDAAWELFTPLLKELEEKKIGPELYPYGSRGPVGAHYLAANYNVRWGDLSASETT, from the exons ATGGCCCTTTCCGCCGCCAAAtgcccttcttcctcctcctccgccgccgcccgcTTGTCCCTCGGCCACCCCTCTCTGAGATCGTCGACTCTCCTTCGGCCCTTTCCTAACAGCGCTCTTGCACGAAGAGTCCCCTCCCGGTCTTTCAAAAATTGGAACTTGAGCGTTGTCTGCAAGCAAGAAG CTGGCGCTGTACCTGTATCCAGCAGTGCAGAAGAAGCTCCTTCCAAGAATGTGGAAAATGGTGGCTTGTTTGGTTTATCTTCAGAGGAATACGGACATGCGATTGGTCTTGATGCAAGTGAAAGGGAGTCTACAGTTAGTATCACCGTGGTTGGAGCCTCTGGGGACCTTGCTAAAAAGAAGATATTTCCTGCTCTTTTCGCACTTTATTATGAAGATTGCCTTCCAAAG CATTTCACTATATTTGGTTATGCTCGAAGTAAGATGACTGATGCTGAACTAAGAACCATGGTTAGCAAAACACTTACATGCAGAATTGACAAAAG CGAAAATTGTAGTGAGAAGATGGAGCAGTTTTTAAAGAGATGCTTCTATCATTCAGGTCAATATGACTCTGAGGAAAACTTTGCAGAGCTCGACAAGAAGCTGAAAGAACATGAG TGTGGGAGGCTACCAAACCGGCTATTTTATCTGTCAATTCCACCAGACATATTTATAGATGTTGTAAAATCTGCAAGCCAGTTAGGTTCGTCCAAGGATGGCTGGACCAGGGTGATAGTTGAAAAACCGTTCGGCCGGGACTCTCAATCTTCTGCTGCTTTGACAAGAGGTCTGAAACAATACCTGGAGGAAGATCAAATATTTAG AATAGACCACTATTTAGGGAAGGAACTTGTTGAGAATCTATCCATTCTTCGTTTCTCGAATCTCGTCTTTGAACCACTGTGGTCTAGGCAATATATCAGGAATGTGCAGCTGATCTTCTCCGAAGATTTTGGTACAGAAGGACGGGGAGG GTACTTTGATAACTATGGCATCATTAGAGATATTATGCAGAATCATCTGCTTCAAATTTTAGCCTTATTTGCAATGGAGACTCCTGTTAGCATGGATGCAGAAGATATCAGGAATGAAAAG GTGAAAGTTCTTCGTTCTATGAAGCCATTGCAATTGGAAGATGTGGTGATAGGACAGTATAAGAGCCACACTAAGGGTGGAGTCACATATCCTGGATATACAGATGATAAGACTGTACCCAAAGGTAGCCTTACTCCAACATTCGCTGCAGCTGCCCTTTTTATAGATAATGCAAGGTGGGACGGAGTTCCGTTCCTCATGAAAGCTGGAAAAGCATTGCACACTCGTCG AACAGAGATTAGAGTGCAGTTTCGCCATGTCCCTGGCAATCTATACAAGCGTAGTTTTGGAACTGATCTTGATCGAGCTACAAATGAACTCGTAATTAGGGTGCAACCCGATGAGGCTATTTACTTGAAAATCAATAACAAGATTCCTGGATTGGGGATGAGATTGGACCGCAGTAATCTGAATCTTCTTTATGCATCAAG ATACTCAAAAGAGATACCAGATGCATATGAGAGGCTGCTGCTTGATGCCATTGAGGGTGAACGAAGGCTGTTCATTCGTTCTGATGAATTGGATGCTGCCTGGGAGCTGTTCACGCCACTGCTCAaagagttggaagagaagaagatagGCCCTGAGCTCTACCCTTATGGGAGTCGCGGACCAGTCGGAGCACACTACCTTGCCGCAAATTACAATGTTCGCTGGGGAGACCTCAGTGCATCAGAGACCACATAA
- the LOC135651829 gene encoding recQ-mediated genome instability protein 1-like isoform X2, which produces MRRRYLRLPSSSDEDNDLRPQTLNDPNPNPPLDISDDDFVDVPDDLPPPSPRSAEARPEDQGSAAAATVEMVEERAGSIGPIDEFLRKLGLRLRPDWLESCADRLMAAGSGFEGLDVAGKAKRCFEQFLLSDMNVSGAGVLPENVHLMHKIELEGPFVVQVDEIVNISAPLRERYHDMPAGCKRCLKLSITDGVQRVFGMEYRPIKELEVLAASGLKVVLRNVHIRRGLLLLVPEAFAILGGMADELDAARKRLVAEINKPPRGIRKHGNISSLTTRASLAAWPSDSISLGPQTTSTLQNSNEPQILNQVPELAISGTGIGGTITEGFVDPSIGRNNTEEFPTRDVRIVAAEESIACTEQNILKEAAYDSNWPDTEHILAHNSASDMEIACASDEEDAIGEVEHPLILSGDNEIPFTYLASLFAKWATQQDNKPCVQGRIKCFLTGVKGFQFKQRSTYELHVYVDDGSLISEVIIDHRVVQKGIGHSPEEVTSALSSTEKKTVSDMKDTLKTFQLFLAKFEGTMLLEMNRNSSLPVALAMKQGVSSSAPWLLLRRLAKTAAQSSQHNNLNPINLSP; this is translated from the exons ATGCGGCGAAGGTATCTCCGGCTGCCGAGCTCCTCCGACGAGGACAACGACCTGCGACCCCAAACCCTCAACGATCCTAACCCTAATCCTCCGCTCGATATCTCCGATGATGACTTCGTCGACGTGCCGGACGACCTCCCCCCGCCCTCCCCACGCTCCGCTGAAGCCCGGCCCGAGGACCAAggatccgccgccgccgccaccgtagAAATGGTGGAGGAGAGGGCTGGTTCCATCGGGCCGATCGATGAGTTCCTCCGGAAGCTCGGGCTCCGTCTCCGGCCGGACTGGCTGGAGTCGTGCGCCGACAGGTTGATGGCCGCTGGATCAGGATTTGAGGGCCTGGATGTCGCCGGGAAGGCCAAGAGGTGCTTCGAGCAGTTCCTTCTCTCCGATATGAATGTCTCCGGCGCCGGCGTCCTTCCGGAGAATGTGCACCTAATGCACAAGATCGAGCTTGAGGGGCCTTTTGTTGTTCAG GTTGATGAAATAGTTAACATCTCTGCTCCACTTCGGGAAAGATATCACGACATGCCTGCTGGATGCAAGAGATGCCTGAAATTGTCAATAACAGATGGCGTTCAACGTGTATTTGGCATGGAATACAGACCCATTAAAGAACTTGAGGTTCTTGCTGCTTCTGGTCTTAAG GTTGTTCTTCGTAATGTACACATACGAAGAGGACTTCTGCTGCTAGTCCCAGAAGCTTTTGCAATTCTTGGAGGGATGGCTGATGAATTAGATGCAGCACGGAAGAGGCTTGTTGCTGAAATAAATAAGCCCCCAAGAGGGATAAG GAAGCATGGTAATATATCTTCACTGACCACCAGAGCTTCTCTTGCAGCTTGGCCATCTGATTCAATTAGTTTGGGTCCACAGACAACTTCGACATTGCAAAATTCAAATGAACCTCAAATATTGAATCAAG TTCCTGAATTGGCTATCTCTGGGACTGGCATTGGAGGAACGATAACCGAAGGATTTGTTGATCCTAGCATTGGGAGAAACAACACCGAAGAATTTCCTACTCGGGATGTGAGAATTGTTGCTGCTGAAGAATCTATTGCATGCACTGAACAGAATATTTTGAAAGAGGCAGCTTATGACAGCAATTGGCCAGACACAGAACATATTTTAGCCCATAATTCTGCTTCAGATATGGAAATTGCCTGTGCTTCAGACGAGGAGGATGCAATTGGCGAAGTAGAACATCCCCTCATTCTAAGTGGTGACAATGAAATCCCTTTCACATATTTGGCTTCTTTATTTGCTAAATGGGCCACACAGCAGGACAACAAACCATGTGTTCAAGGGAGAATCAAG TGCTTTTTGACTGGTGTAAAAGGATTTCAGTTCAAACAGCGGAGTACCTATGAACTTCATGTTTATGTTGATGATGGAAGTCTCATATCTGAGGTCATCATTGATCACAga GTTGTACAGAAGGGTATCGGCCATTCTCCAGAAGAGGTTACTAGTGCACTTTCTTCCACTGAAAAGAAAACTGTATCAGATATGAAGGACACTTTGAAAACCTTCCAGCTTTTCTTGGCTAAATTTGAG GGCACAATGCTTCTGGAGATGAATAGAAACTCTTCACTTCCTGTTGCCCTCGCAATGAAGCAAGGGGTTTCTTCATCAGCTCCGTGGCTGCTTCTTAGAAGACTGGCAAAGACTGCTGCACAAAGCTCTCAACACAACAATTTGAATCCCATTAATTTATCTCCTTGA
- the LOC135651829 gene encoding recQ-mediated genome instability protein 1-like isoform X1 — protein MRRRYLRLPSSSDEDNDLRPQTLNDPNPNPPLDISDDDFVDVPDDLPPPSPRSAEARPEDQGSAAAATVEMVEERAGSIGPIDEFLRKLGLRLRPDWLESCADRLMAAGSGFEGLDVAGKAKRCFEQFLLSDMNVSGAGVLPENVHLMHKIELEGPFVVQVDEIVNISAPLRERYHDMPAGCKRCLKLSITDGVQRVFGMEYRPIKELEVLAASGLKVVLRNVHIRRGLLLLVPEAFAILGGMADELDAARKRLVAEINKPPRGIRKHGNISSLTTRASLAAWPSDSISLGPQTTSTLQNSNEPQILNQDHFVVPELAISGTGIGGTITEGFVDPSIGRNNTEEFPTRDVRIVAAEESIACTEQNILKEAAYDSNWPDTEHILAHNSASDMEIACASDEEDAIGEVEHPLILSGDNEIPFTYLASLFAKWATQQDNKPCVQGRIKCFLTGVKGFQFKQRSTYELHVYVDDGSLISEVIIDHRVVQKGIGHSPEEVTSALSSTEKKTVSDMKDTLKTFQLFLAKFEGTMLLEMNRNSSLPVALAMKQGVSSSAPWLLLRRLAKTAAQSSQHNNLNPINLSP, from the exons ATGCGGCGAAGGTATCTCCGGCTGCCGAGCTCCTCCGACGAGGACAACGACCTGCGACCCCAAACCCTCAACGATCCTAACCCTAATCCTCCGCTCGATATCTCCGATGATGACTTCGTCGACGTGCCGGACGACCTCCCCCCGCCCTCCCCACGCTCCGCTGAAGCCCGGCCCGAGGACCAAggatccgccgccgccgccaccgtagAAATGGTGGAGGAGAGGGCTGGTTCCATCGGGCCGATCGATGAGTTCCTCCGGAAGCTCGGGCTCCGTCTCCGGCCGGACTGGCTGGAGTCGTGCGCCGACAGGTTGATGGCCGCTGGATCAGGATTTGAGGGCCTGGATGTCGCCGGGAAGGCCAAGAGGTGCTTCGAGCAGTTCCTTCTCTCCGATATGAATGTCTCCGGCGCCGGCGTCCTTCCGGAGAATGTGCACCTAATGCACAAGATCGAGCTTGAGGGGCCTTTTGTTGTTCAG GTTGATGAAATAGTTAACATCTCTGCTCCACTTCGGGAAAGATATCACGACATGCCTGCTGGATGCAAGAGATGCCTGAAATTGTCAATAACAGATGGCGTTCAACGTGTATTTGGCATGGAATACAGACCCATTAAAGAACTTGAGGTTCTTGCTGCTTCTGGTCTTAAG GTTGTTCTTCGTAATGTACACATACGAAGAGGACTTCTGCTGCTAGTCCCAGAAGCTTTTGCAATTCTTGGAGGGATGGCTGATGAATTAGATGCAGCACGGAAGAGGCTTGTTGCTGAAATAAATAAGCCCCCAAGAGGGATAAG GAAGCATGGTAATATATCTTCACTGACCACCAGAGCTTCTCTTGCAGCTTGGCCATCTGATTCAATTAGTTTGGGTCCACAGACAACTTCGACATTGCAAAATTCAAATGAACCTCAAATATTGAATCAAG ATCATTTTGTAGTTCCTGAATTGGCTATCTCTGGGACTGGCATTGGAGGAACGATAACCGAAGGATTTGTTGATCCTAGCATTGGGAGAAACAACACCGAAGAATTTCCTACTCGGGATGTGAGAATTGTTGCTGCTGAAGAATCTATTGCATGCACTGAACAGAATATTTTGAAAGAGGCAGCTTATGACAGCAATTGGCCAGACACAGAACATATTTTAGCCCATAATTCTGCTTCAGATATGGAAATTGCCTGTGCTTCAGACGAGGAGGATGCAATTGGCGAAGTAGAACATCCCCTCATTCTAAGTGGTGACAATGAAATCCCTTTCACATATTTGGCTTCTTTATTTGCTAAATGGGCCACACAGCAGGACAACAAACCATGTGTTCAAGGGAGAATCAAG TGCTTTTTGACTGGTGTAAAAGGATTTCAGTTCAAACAGCGGAGTACCTATGAACTTCATGTTTATGTTGATGATGGAAGTCTCATATCTGAGGTCATCATTGATCACAga GTTGTACAGAAGGGTATCGGCCATTCTCCAGAAGAGGTTACTAGTGCACTTTCTTCCACTGAAAAGAAAACTGTATCAGATATGAAGGACACTTTGAAAACCTTCCAGCTTTTCTTGGCTAAATTTGAG GGCACAATGCTTCTGGAGATGAATAGAAACTCTTCACTTCCTGTTGCCCTCGCAATGAAGCAAGGGGTTTCTTCATCAGCTCCGTGGCTGCTTCTTAGAAGACTGGCAAAGACTGCTGCACAAAGCTCTCAACACAACAATTTGAATCCCATTAATTTATCTCCTTGA
- the LOC135651829 gene encoding recQ-mediated genome instability protein 1-like isoform X3, with translation MRRRYLRLPSSSDEDNDLRPQTLNDPNPNPPLDISDDDFVDVPDDLPPPSPRSAEARPEDQGSAAAATVEMVEERAGSIGPIDEFLRKLGLRLRPDWLESCADRLMAAGSGFEGLDVAGKAKRCFEQFLLSDMNVSGAGVLPENVHLMHKIELEGPFVVQVDEIVNISAPLRERYHDMPAGCKRCLKLSITDGVQRVFGMEYRPIKELEVLAASGLKVVLRNVHIRRGLLLLVPEAFAILGGMADELDAARKRLVAEINKPPRGIRKHGNISSLTTRASLAAWPSDSISLGPQTTSTLQNSNEPQILNQDHFVVPELAISGTGIGGTITEGFVDPSIGRNNTEEFPTRDVRIVAAEESIACTEQNILKEAAYDSNWPDTEHILAHNSASDMEIACASDEEDAIGEVEHPLILSGDNEIPFTYLASLFAKWATQQDNKPCVQGRIKDFSSNSGVPMNFMFMLMMEVSYLRSSLITELYRRVSAILQKRLLVHFLPLKRKLYQI, from the exons ATGCGGCGAAGGTATCTCCGGCTGCCGAGCTCCTCCGACGAGGACAACGACCTGCGACCCCAAACCCTCAACGATCCTAACCCTAATCCTCCGCTCGATATCTCCGATGATGACTTCGTCGACGTGCCGGACGACCTCCCCCCGCCCTCCCCACGCTCCGCTGAAGCCCGGCCCGAGGACCAAggatccgccgccgccgccaccgtagAAATGGTGGAGGAGAGGGCTGGTTCCATCGGGCCGATCGATGAGTTCCTCCGGAAGCTCGGGCTCCGTCTCCGGCCGGACTGGCTGGAGTCGTGCGCCGACAGGTTGATGGCCGCTGGATCAGGATTTGAGGGCCTGGATGTCGCCGGGAAGGCCAAGAGGTGCTTCGAGCAGTTCCTTCTCTCCGATATGAATGTCTCCGGCGCCGGCGTCCTTCCGGAGAATGTGCACCTAATGCACAAGATCGAGCTTGAGGGGCCTTTTGTTGTTCAG GTTGATGAAATAGTTAACATCTCTGCTCCACTTCGGGAAAGATATCACGACATGCCTGCTGGATGCAAGAGATGCCTGAAATTGTCAATAACAGATGGCGTTCAACGTGTATTTGGCATGGAATACAGACCCATTAAAGAACTTGAGGTTCTTGCTGCTTCTGGTCTTAAG GTTGTTCTTCGTAATGTACACATACGAAGAGGACTTCTGCTGCTAGTCCCAGAAGCTTTTGCAATTCTTGGAGGGATGGCTGATGAATTAGATGCAGCACGGAAGAGGCTTGTTGCTGAAATAAATAAGCCCCCAAGAGGGATAAG GAAGCATGGTAATATATCTTCACTGACCACCAGAGCTTCTCTTGCAGCTTGGCCATCTGATTCAATTAGTTTGGGTCCACAGACAACTTCGACATTGCAAAATTCAAATGAACCTCAAATATTGAATCAAG ATCATTTTGTAGTTCCTGAATTGGCTATCTCTGGGACTGGCATTGGAGGAACGATAACCGAAGGATTTGTTGATCCTAGCATTGGGAGAAACAACACCGAAGAATTTCCTACTCGGGATGTGAGAATTGTTGCTGCTGAAGAATCTATTGCATGCACTGAACAGAATATTTTGAAAGAGGCAGCTTATGACAGCAATTGGCCAGACACAGAACATATTTTAGCCCATAATTCTGCTTCAGATATGGAAATTGCCTGTGCTTCAGACGAGGAGGATGCAATTGGCGAAGTAGAACATCCCCTCATTCTAAGTGGTGACAATGAAATCCCTTTCACATATTTGGCTTCTTTATTTGCTAAATGGGCCACACAGCAGGACAACAAACCATGTGTTCAAGGGAGAATCAAG GATTTCAGTTCAAACAGCGGAGTACCTATGAACTTCATGTTTATGTTGATGATGGAAGTCTCATATCTGAGGTCATCATTGATCACAga GTTGTACAGAAGGGTATCGGCCATTCTCCAGAAGAGGTTACTAGTGCACTTTCTTCCACTGAAAAGAAAACTGTATCAGATATGA
- the LOC135582996 gene encoding transcription factor TCP20-like has translation MTSQPNRNAHLAVTAEKGEQRRHLAPKRNSKNDRHTKVDGRGRRVRMPALCAARIFQLTRELGHKSDGETIQWLLQQAESSIIAATGSGTIPASVLTSSPAAASTNLADSATASSGLHHNKFQESGQSRVNWATFGRPHPELWLPPVDGFDTSFFHSAAAAMPVASNLPRIGFPALEFPGTNPNQMSFTSLLGGQRPPMPGLELGLSQHGQVRIFNPQALSQFYQHIGQGSDHLHLHQHQQVQQEPQQESPTPNKKSKVSAE, from the coding sequence ATGACCTCGCAGCCCAACAGAAACGCCCACCTGGCGGTCACGGCAGAGAAAGGTGAACAAAGGCGTCACCTTGCGCCGAAGCGGAACTCCAAGAACGACCGCCACACCAAGGTGGACGGCCGCGGCCGCCGGGTCCGCATGCCCGCCCTCTGCGCCGCGCGCATCTTCCAGCTCACCCGGGAGCTCGGCCACAAATCCGACGGTGAGACCATCCAGTGGCTCCTCCAGCAGGCCGAATCCTCCATCATCGCCGCCACCGGGTCTGGAACCATCCCGGCCTCTGTCCTCACGTCGTCGCCCGCAGCCGCCAGCACCAATCTGGCCGATTCCGCCACGGCGTCCTCCGGCCTGCACCACAACAAGTTTCAAGAATCAGGACAGAGCAGAGTCAACTGGGCCACGTTCGGGCGGCCGCACCCAGAACTGTGGCTGCCGCCGGTCGACGGATTCGACACGAGTTTCTTCCATTCGGCGGCAGCCGCGATGCCTGTGGCATCGAATTTGCCGAGAATTGGATTTCCTGCTTTGGAATTCCCTGGAACTAATCCCAATCAAATGAGCTTCACGTCATTGCTGGGCGGCCAGAGGCCGCCGATGCCCGGATTGGAGCTCGGATTATCACAACATGGGCAAGTTAGGATTTTCAATCCTCAGGCACTGAGTCAATTCTATCAGCATATAGGGCAGGGCAGTGACCATTTGCATCTGCATCAGCATCAGCAGGTGCAACAAGAACCGCAACAAGAATCTCCTACTCCTAACAAAAAATCAAAGGTGTCTGCAGAGTAA